A single genomic interval of Ischnura elegans chromosome 3, ioIscEleg1.1, whole genome shotgun sequence harbors:
- the LOC124155379 gene encoding translation initiation factor IF-2-like, producing MASPNHLFLLVCAGVLLACPSEAQRRGGGRQLSWPSDEQPPSRPGGGRPGGGGSEFWPGAGASTSSPPPPGGEFWPGAGPGGAQGGSTTTTTRRPGGPSGCSCPSTPEYNPVCGTDGVSYGNPGKLNCARVCGRTVSILHYGNCTPADPNAPTTTAAPTSSTTRRRRGRNP from the exons ATGGCGTCGCCAAACCACCTATTCCTGCTCGTCTGCGCCG GGGTGCTGTTGGCGTGTCCGTCGGAGGCCCAGCGTCGCGGCGGCGGTCGTCAGTTGTCTTGGCCGTCGGATGAGCAACCTCCGTCGAGGCCCGGAGGAGGTCGCCCGGGCGGCGGTGGGTCGGAATTTTGGCCCGGGGCGGGGGCCTCCACTTCGTCCCCTCCACCCCCGGGGGGCGAGTTCTGGCCGGGGGCGGGCCCAGGGGGCGCCCAGGGCGGaagcaccaccaccaccacccgtCGCCCCGGAGGGCCATCGGGGTGCTCGTGTCCATCAACACCAGAGTACAACCCCGTATGTGGGACGGACGGCGTCTCGTACGGAAATCCAGGGAAGCTCAACTGCGCACGCGTCTGCGGAAGAA CTGTCAGCATCCTGCACTACGGCAACTGCACGCCGGCTGACCCCAACGCCCCGACCACCACGGCCGCACCCACGTCTTCCACCACACGTCGACGACGCGGACGCAACCCGTGA